TACATATATAGAACTTTGCATACCATAAATTCcaatttaaaactgaaaaagggCTACATTGCTTTGAAGTTAGGCAGAGTAAAACATATTATAAAGTAGAATGGAACATCCTTTGATGGAACAACCTAAATGCAATGACTTGTAAAATGGGCTTTGATAGATGATTCATTAGTTTAATCAAGAAATTGTAGGTAAATCAAGAAATGTATACCTACAATTTCTTTCTCCATACTCTTAAAAGGATTTTCATAAAACAAATTTATGTCCTCTAGTGGTTATGATAAGGGTCCAGGGAGTCCATTATCTCTCCATATTTTTGTTCATAATACAGATAAGGAGGGATTGATTTCAAAAGTACCAATTGCTAAAGAAAGAGTAAAGATTAAGattcttttttaaatgagaCTTTAGCTTTTTGTCAAGCAAATATTGTTGAATGATGCAGACTACAATAGATCATGAATTATATGAATGTGCATTGAACCAAAAATTGAATAAAGGAAAAACATAACTCTTTTTTAGCAAAGACTTTGTACCTAGATTGTAAACTGGTTGTCAATGAGTTGGAAGGTTATCATTATTCTTTCAACATATTGCTTGTCCTTAGAATGGGCAGTGAGAAGACATAAGGTGGACTCAACTTTTAAGATATTGAAAGTCTACATATAGCAATAATGGcaaagaaaaatgctataaGAAAGCCTTACATCACACACCTCTCCTAatcaatatgtttttttttttttttttttttttttttttttttttttttataatagaaataatgATTAACATCATAACAGATTACGTATAAGTTTTGTCAAGCCAAATAGCATGTGCAACATACATTGGAACAGCTTCCCACCACATCTCAATATCTTCAGCATTCCAAGCATAGCGTGCAAGTTAATGTGTAGCCTCGTTTCTCATTCTTGGTACATGTTGAACCTTAAACTCAGTAAAGAGATGTAACATATTCTTCACTTTTGTCAATAGATTCCCATAACTTCAAAAAGAAATACCCACCTCTTGTAGAGCTATCACTTTCaagaataattttgaaaatttcaaatggGCACAAACCTGTAAATCTCCTAATATTGCAAGTAGCTCAATGGTATCAGGATCGAACACTTCATTCTCAACTTTACCAACAGCCATCATTGCTTTACCATTCTCATCTCTTAGAATAGCTCCCACTCCAGCCTTatggagataaaaaaaaaaaaaatattgcaccATCTACATTGAGTTTAAAATAATCAGCAAGTAAGGATCTccaataatatattttctttaaagtTGGGAGTAATGTCGAATCCTTGTGAACTTTCTGCAAAGAAAGAGCATGATCTATAACCTGTGTGGGCTCCAAATAGATTTAAATGCTCAGCTATCTTCTTATTTCTCCTGTTCCATGAAGCCCAAGCTATTAAAAAGAaagtagtgagataatttatgTCTCCTTTATTTAGTAAGAGCAGAGCTATATTCTTAATAGACATATTATCTTCCAGATCCCTCATAGCAGAAATATGGTTATACCACACTTCTCTATTAGTAGGATAATAAATTAGAGTATGTTTTAGATCTTATGAACTATGTTGGCAGATCACATATGTAGGTTCAACCTCAACTCTTTTTTGCCtcaaatttgtttttgttggagGCCCTTCCCTACAAGCTCTTCATGCAAATATTATGAGTTTGTTAGGAATCTTCGTCCTTCTAATCTCTTTCCATATCTGATTATGATCATGAGCATTTGAGCTCTCACCTTTTATCTCATGTggaaattattttgaagaatCTATAAGCACTTTTAACACTAAAGGTGCCATTCTTTTCATGCTTCCATATCCATGTATCTGCATGCTCTCCAagacaaataattatttttagaatattagtaGCCATCcttggattgaatagagctctAACTTTCTCTACATTCCACCACCTCGAATTTCTGTCACTAAGGGATGCCACTCTTTCTCCACTATGGTTCTCTAAAATCATTCTCATCTCCTTATATAGAGCCTGTTGGCCTGGAATCCATACATCTTTCCATGTTTTTACTGAGGGCCCATTCCCAATTTTCCATTGACAACCTTATAATGTTTTGCTTCCCAAATTTCTCTCCATGCATATGATGGATTAGtacctatttttttaattaaaaaagactGACATTTGGAAAGTACCTACCTTGCTTTGTAGATTTGATGCAACAAAGTATCTTCTTGTTGTAAAATTCTCCAACCTTGTTTTGCCAAAAGAGCAGTGTTAAAAGTTCTCAAATCATGGAAACCCAAAACCCAAATTAACCACGTCTAAACCTCGATTTACACATGTGCTCCCAACTAATCCAGTgaatttttctctcatttactTTCTGATCCCACCAAAAGTGAGCTATCATATTTTCCAATTCAACAAATAGGCTAATAGTTAACTTAAAGCAGCTCATTTCATAAGTTGGAATAGCTAAAGCCACTACTTTAATAAGAACTTCTCTACCTAATTGAGACAAGAGCTTCTCCTTCCAGCACTGCAACTTTCTCCAAACTTTCTACTTAATATTTGCAAAAGCTTGTGGTTTTTATCTACCAACAATAGGTGGTAACCCAAGATATTTTTCATACTGTTGAATGCTACTACCACCCCATATAGCCATAATAATATCACTTCTGATTGCCTTTGTAACATTTCTACTAAAAACCATAACAGTCTTctctttattaattttctggCCAGAGGCTAATTCATAGTTCTTTAACAAGATCTTGATATTGTTGCTGGTATGCACATCTGCCTTACAGAAAATGATACTATCATCTTCAAAGAGTAAATGATTCAATCTTGGAGTTTCCTTACAAAGAGTAGTTCTATATACAGGCCGATTAAGTGGACTATATTGCAGTCCTATgattaaaattatgaaattgtCCCTACTTTCAAATATGAATGGACTAAGTTACCCTCATTCTACAACCTAAATCATCCCACACATTTCAAatgcaaaaaatttatttttctcctcCTTGCCATGCATTCCCCCCCAATCCCCTCTACCATCGACGTCCCCTTCACCATCGACAAACTCCCTCAACCCAATCTCCTTCACCATCGACGTACACAACGAAGCTGTCGAAGACTTCCTTGGTAAATTTTCTGAGGTCTTGGTTGGAATTTTCTAGTGTCAACTTTCTTCCTGTTTTGATGATTTTCATGTGATTTTTGCTGTTTTAAATATTGCTGCTTGTGCCTTAATTTTCAGTATACATGTGCCTTGATTTTCCTGTGTTTTTGGTGCTCTGAATATTGCTGCTTATTCATTTCAAACGTATAACTATACACAAACTACGACCGACTtgctttttctaaatttagCATTTTTTGATGATTAATTgtaaacaaaaattaagaattagaGTTCCAGGTAATGACGTAGCTTAAGAATTAGAATTCTAGGTAATGACGTAGCTTGATGACtcttaaattctaaatatttttatatttagtaATAACTTTTGTCTTAATTCATACTTAGCTTATCGTTTATACGGCATTTAGATGACATAGGAAGATGAACatagaaacaaaaatctttGTTGGTCATTTGTGTTTGTCAAAGATAACTTAGATAAGGAATAAACAGTTTAAAACATTTCCCaatcttaaaaaacaaaaaaggcaaAACCAACATTGGAATGGTAAACTACTAAACTGTATAGTCAATcaacaattataatttatatgtagttaaaattaaaacacatgactgaaaactaacaactaataagCTAATACATAAACTAAAAGTGAAAACTAACAACTAACAAGCCAAAACACATAACTAAAAGtgaaaactaacaactaataagccaaaataaaatctgaaaattaacaCAGAATTAACTAAAAGATAGCCTTGActaaataaatattaagaatatatattatatggaaaTGTTCTCCAtcatgcttttatatatattttctttatattgtGTTTTCAGATTgcctttatttaattttttgtacttTCATGTTGTGTTGTGctaaatatatcaatattgttgttgatgGAGAAAGGGGAAGAATGCACATCTACTATGCGACATCTGTTTTTTTGATGAAAACAGTAATTATATGGATACCCCAAATGTCAGAGATGATGAGGAAGTAGTGCTAAGaacgatgatgatgatgatgtggttTTAGAGTTAACACCAAGAAATAATGATGATGGGGTTTCAGAACCAACGTCGAGAAATGATGATGATAGAGTTTTACAGCCAACGCCGgggatttttttaaaactgagaAAGAACTCATTTACTATTACAAGCAATATGAAAGACAATGTGGATTCTGCATAATGACCTAAAGAAGTAAAAGGGAAGAAGATAGGACTGTTTGATATGTAATAGTTAGTTGTGCTCGTGGTGGTAAGGCAAGGAAACGTATTACCAACATTTTTAAACCACGCTTGACAACGAAAATTGATTGTAAGGCGAGAATTAATGCAAGTTTGGTTGATGGTGTCTTACGCATAACTACTGTCTATAATGTGCATAACAATGGGTTAAGTCCACAAAAGGCAAGATTTTTTAGATGTAATCGCGTAATTGATGATTCCTTGAAGAGGCAGTTAGATATTAATGACAAAGCAGACATTGGTATGGCCAAAAGTTTTAACGCATTGGTTGTCGAGGTTGGTGGCTTTGAGAAACttccatttattgaaaaagatgCAAGGAATTATATTGATAAGGCTCAACACCTTAGACTTGGCAAAGGAGGTGCTGATGCACTTCGTGGTTATTTTGAGAGGATGCAGTATAAGAATGATGGGTTTTACTCATCGATGGATTTGGATGATGATGGTCGATTAAAAAATGTCTTTTGAACCGATGCACGCAGCAGAGCGGCATATgagtattttggagatgttgtgACATTTGATACAGCATACCTAATAAATAGATATGGCATACCATTTGTCtcgtttgttggtgtaaaccaccatggacAGTCAATACTTTTGGGAGCAGGCTTGATATCAAGTGAAAATACTGAAACATTTGTTTGGTTATTTGACACTTGGTTGAAGTGTATGGATGGGAAAGCGCCAAAAGCTATCATCATTGATCAAGACAGGGTCATGAAAAATCCTATTGCAATAGTGCTACCAAATATCCGGCATAGATACTGTTTATGGCACATACTAAGAAAAATGTCCGAGAAGTTGGGCTCACATGCTGAATTTAAGTGTGGTTTGAAAAGTGCATTGCAGCGATGTGTGTATGATTCTCAGACTTCTGACGAGTTTGAGAAGTCTTGGGAGGTGTTTATTAacacttataaattgcatgaAAATGCATGGTTTTAGAGTCTCTATAGTGGGCACACGTATTGGGTTCCGATATacctgaaaaatatattttgggttGGGATGAACACAACTCAGAGGAATGAGAGCATGAATGCCTTTTTTGATGGATATGTACATTTAGAGACTACATTGAAAGAATTCGTAGATCAATTCGACAATGCACTGAGGAAGAATGTAGGGAATGAGATAGTAGCGGATTTCCACTTATTTAATTGTACAATCCCTTGTATATCTCATTTACCCTTGGAGAAAAAATTTCAAGCAATGTACACAAATTCCAAATTTAAGGAAGTGCAGTCAGAAGTAATGAGGATTATCTACTCTCACTGTGTTATCATAAAAATAGAAGGGGCAATTACTACGTATCAAGTTAATGACCAAAGAGAAGTTGAAGATGACATCAAGAAGTTAACTTTGCAAGCGTACTTCAATGAAGATGAGTGTGAGGCAAAGTGCATGTGTGGACtatttgagatgagaggaatTATATGTAAGTacattctttcaatttttgccGCAAGAGATGTTCAAGAGTTGCCAGAAAAGTACATTATGGAGAGGTGGAGAAATGACATTAAACGTAGATATGCTCTTATTCGCAGCAGTGACGATGACTTGAGTGGTAAACCAGCTGCTAGTCGGTACTCTGGtttgataaaattatgttaCAAAATAGCTACAAATGCATGTGAAAGCGAAGATAATTCCCTGGACATAACACAGAAGCTAAAGACAATGAATTCAATTTACACCAAGTCAAAGCCTCAGGCCACAGTTGCAAGCACTCATACTTCCATTTATGCGAAACTAGAAATTCGAAAAAAGTTTTGAGTCCTCGTGTTGTCAGAGGCAAAGGGAGGCCCCCATCAAAGAGGAGACAACCTACAATAGAGAAGTTGCAAACCAAAAACAGAAAGGCTAGTTGCAAGCGACAAAGAAAAAGTATGAGTTGaattaaataatgtcattttgctttaactcatttatttttaacttatataatttgtttatgtatttaaatgtagGCAACATCACATACGTAAGGTGTATTAAACCCCACATATGAGGTAATACTGCATGGCACACCACAAGGTGTTTCGCAAATACTTGCTACACAACAAAGCGTTATTTCTCAGGTAAATGTTAAATCTTTCATCCCTTTTGTCCaagttttgcatgattttttACTGGTCTATATTTTAAACTGCTTGCAGGTGAACATTGCATCTCATGGCCCTCTCGATGATTGATGAAAGACATGTAAGACTGCTGCGTAAAAAGCTATTAATGAGATCTGAAGACGTTGTAGACTGTTCATGTGGACTATGTTTTAGAATTCAATTGTAGAACTCTATTTTGTATTCTTGTAACCTTGATGTATTGTTGTGATGTTGGTGTATTGAAGAAGCTTGGATATTGCAACCATTTTAAACTCTGTGTATTGAGATATGTTTtctcattttcaaattattacAGGTCCGTCATGTTCATGAGATTGGTAGAGAAAAGTTTTAACATGATATAATTTCTTCACTTTTAGTATTGAAAACATAGCAATCTAAATTGTCTAAAAGCATAACAATACTTATAATAACTGATAGGATATCACAGGTTCAAAAAGTTCCATACACAGCTGATGGGTTTGAATATTACAATATTGATAAAGGTTGTAAACCTATCTATTACAACCTACTACACAACATTACAATGTTTGATACAAAGATACTTGATTTGTAACTGTTATTGATCTTatccaacaacaaaatattagAATTGCAAGTCCCCAATACATGCAGGGTTGTATGCGTATACGATTAATATCTTTCATTACACCATGAAGCTCATCTCGATCATTTTGGATGTCCTCCCACTTTTGGAGTCCTTCCTCCcactttttgagtttttcttctttcttttggagctcttcctttttcttttggagTTATTCATCTCTCTTTTGGAAGCAGCATTCTCTTTCACATATaagtttttcttcattttctactTCAATATCTGCCCATAAAAAGTACTCGCAATATGACCTTTCCTGCAGCAAACATCTAATCAGTGTGGAAAATTAGAATTAATACAACAATGTTTGCACAAACAAGACTAATTAATATTTACCTCTCTATTGTAATTTGGACATGAATAAAAAGGTCGCATTGgattttttggtgtttttgatAACTTTAGACGTGTTATCTCTCCGCATAAACATTTTGGAGCATGATTCGAAGAATGCAATGAAGAAGACATTGCGTATCAAGAACAAAAGTTTTTTTTGAAACTGTGTTATGTTGCCCTGCTATATGCCTACAGCAGTTAgttatgtaaaatattattatgtaagATCATGTTCAACTGAATTtatatggaagaaaaaaaaagtgaaagttGGTGGGAGTGTAGTGAAAGCATAATCTGACCATCATGTGTGCCAATTTAAGAGACTGAAGCAAGTTGGGAAGTGTGTCGGAAAGAAGATGATGCCATATGAGATGAATTGGTAGCAATAAGATGTAGTTAAATCCCTTATATATATGGTGTCTGTGCATGGATGTATTTAGTAATAAGATGCAGTTAATCTAAGCGTGTATGCCAATAATGTCGCTGGTTGTCTGGCTTCAAAGCTCTCAACTTCAACCATATATAGTAGGTATATAAGCTTTATCTTTGTACTTTTGTCGTATTTCTTTCTGCTTTTTATTATAGATCATAACGTGCTTAATCCAAATTGGTGTTagaatgttttgtttttgttcgaGTACCCTGTCATTTCGATTGCCATTAATTCTCTCGATGGCTGATTTtcttctattattaaaaaaaaagttttaaaaatgaaaaaaagatatGCCCAAATATTGGTTATAAATTAGTGCAAAATATGAGTAACTTCCCTGGTTGAAATTTTTATGACccactactatatatatatattgtggtaGCATGTTCCAAGTTCGAATAATAGTACTTAGTTGGTGGGAGTGTAGTGAAGAATGCAAAATGCTTCAATGTATCTTGAATGAGCCATCTTAAGTGAGATGCAGAGTAATCACGTAGAgtaaaattacttacaatgttTCAATGTACCTTGGATGACCCATCAATTTGATCTTATACTAAAATTACTTACAAAATAGAGTAAGAGTAAGAGTTTTAGATAATAACATAGAGTAAAAGTTTTGAAGTTCATATTACTTACAATTTGCTAAAATTGATTTGTTAATAACCAAAGAGGCATTTTAACAAACATTTAGAGTGCACACAATCAAAACCAGAAAATTTCTAATTACAAGTAAAGATCTtaacaaaaatttataatgtGACAATAAGTAAATTATTTCATCTACATATTCTACGATTTTCCATTATTAAACACGAATTACCATAATCAAACACCAATTTTCCAGCACAAAACacgaagggaaaagaaaaataagatggaCTATACTTGTAAAATTACTTACAGCAGAGAAGTGTTTTTTTGCTGCTCTCTGAGTGATGATGATGTAGCTCTACGCCGATTGGAAGCTGCGACGGCGATGGGGAGCCTTGACGGTGCCGAAGCTGTTGGGTGACGGTGCCGAAGTTGCTGGGTATCAGACTGGGTTTGTTGGGTTTATCGAAACAGCTTCAAAGAAGATTTGGTAAATGAATGAAAGGGCTGCAGTGTTTTGCTGGTCTCCGTTAAATGAATGAAACACAGTGTTTCATTAAAATGAAATGCTCCATTTCATTATTTCTGTATTGCAGGTTTCTTAAAGAGGACTGCAATAAGAATTTTCCCCTTATAAATTCTTACTCCCATTACAGAACCACTTGATTCAGTTGCTTTAAATAAACCTATGAGATCCTCAATACATAATAGGCAAGAGGATAGTGAATCCCCTTGCCTGCTATCCCTTTATCTAAAACCTCTGCTAGGAATTATAGGATCAGTGGTCACACCATTAAACAACACTTAAAAAGAGACTGATTTAACATGCATACTTCATAATAAGCTGGACCAAACTACTTGCAAAACATGTCTTCTGCAGTATTCTTTCCAAAAAATTTGATTCTATTTTGTCATAGGCTTTATTTATGTCTAACTTCAGAGACATATACCCcttcttctcctctctcttCTACTTTAGTTAATGAACCAACTCATAAGCTATAAACACATTGTCTATGATCAACCTCCCTGTACAAAATCACTTTTAGTGCCAAATACAATATTGATTAGGTCCACCTAATCAATAtgtgatttgtaatttttgctcTTCAATTTAAACACGCACATATTTAAGTACTAAAATAGAatgtaaaaataacaaatcacatgTTAATTAAGTAGAAATATGcggtataatattttcatgtaaaatttTTCTCATATCAAAACATGCATAAAGATCACTTCTTACTCGGTACCCTGcttctttgttttccagcattttctgggaaaaatgctcccccataataattttttgtacGCAAAGATAATCTTCACCAAATCCCTTGTTTGTTTAGAGAACTATATGGATGGTGCTCGAAGGATTGATACGAGGAATTGGAAATGGAGGGAGGATTCAGGGTCAATTGCAGCCTTTGGGATTGTCCTTCCACACATCATCAAAACATCTTGTACCGTGAGACGTGATCATCCAAACATTCCagaaataatttaattgtaaatataattatttattaatatgtgtattaatttattgtgattagataataaataaattttattaaaaataatactaatttaaaatttaaatataaagaaatcaatattaatatacaaattaatatgtaattttatttatacctaATAAAACTTAACATCCAAAGCCTCCTTTTTAAAGAATAGAAAATGACCCAACTGAAATTCACCTTTTTATAATGCTCCCTAGGTGCCCATCGATCTGCCTGTCTCTGAAAGATGAATGatttgtttatattaataatagatTAATATGAGAATACACGTGAAATAAAAAGAAGGCTTATTTTCtgtagaaaacaaaaatagaaggCTTTATTTTCCTCTGAACCGCACGTTTCTGTACAAACGAAGACCCAATAGTATACGCTGACCGCAGCTGCTCTGCGGCTTGAGACTTTTCATTCGGAAGAAACcaaataggaaaaaataaaagaaaaacagttATTTCGTATTCGCGTTCTTCATCGTCATCGTCGTCTTCGACTCTCTATCTCAAAGCACAATCATTTCCGGTGCAGTAGTCTCGCCCCCAACGCCGTCCCTTCTGCAGATCTGAGATCCCACTCTTACCTCATCAGCGTCCATCTTAGTGATCTTAGTGTTTTGTATCTTGATTTTGGACGCGATCCACTGGATCAGACATGCCGCTGGCCGCTTCGGCTATATACTTCCTGAACCTCAGAGGGGATGTTCTCATCAACCGCCTCTACCGCGACGACGTCGGGtaatcactctctctctctgtcatTAATTCTTGGTGCTATGGACGTATACTTTGATgggttctaattttttttttttttaattcaataatgTGACGCTTCGACCTGACCATATTTTGATGCTGATAGTTGGTTTATGTATTCAAATAAGGTTCTGAACAATGGGTTAGCTTTATTTCGGTGTTTTACTATCTGGGTATTGCctaattcttctttctttttttgggtgTTTCAATGTATCTGGTTAATGGGTGTGCTGGGTGTGCTGTGCTTTCAATAGGTCCCAAAT
This Carya illinoinensis cultivar Pawnee chromosome 11, C.illinoinensisPawnee_v1, whole genome shotgun sequence DNA region includes the following protein-coding sequences:
- the LOC122282366 gene encoding protein FAR-RED IMPAIRED RESPONSE 1-like, whose protein sequence is MAKSFNALVVEVGGFEKLPFIEKDARNYIDKAQHLRLGKGGADALRGYFERMQYKNDGFYSSMDLDDDAYLINRYGIPFVSFVGVNHHGQSILLGAGLISSENTETFVWLFDTWLKCMDGKAPKAIIIDQDRVMKNPIAIVLPNIRHRYCLWHILRKMSEKLGSHAEFKCGLKSALQRCVYDSQTSDEFEKSWESLYSGHTYWVPIYLKNIFWVGMNTTQRNESMNAFFDGYVHLETTLKEFVDQFDNALRKNVGNEIVADFHLFNCTIPCISHLPLEKKFQAMYTNSKFKEVQSEVMRIIYSHCVIIKIEGAITTYQVNDQREVEDDIKKLTLQAYFNEDECEAKCMCGLFEMRGIICKYILSIFAARDVQELPEKYIMERWRNDIKRRYALIRSSDDDLSGKPAASRYSGLIKLCYKIATNACESEDNSLDITQKLKTMNSIYTKSKPQATVASTHTSIYAKLEIRKKF